From a single Osmerus mordax isolate fOsmMor3 chromosome 14, fOsmMor3.pri, whole genome shotgun sequence genomic region:
- the slc25a46 gene encoding mitochondrial outer membrane protein SLC25A46, which produces MTSRRPDSFDGLGYRGREDPAYSGGYTGRSFNNSSSVDLQQWVTTPPDIPGSRNLHFGDRTPQSETAPAGPGGGAEDTQPSAPPAEQLNRFAGFGIGLASLFTENVLAHPCIVFRRQCQVNYHARCYHLSPLTAMSVMYNVTKTQGPKALWKGMGSTFVVQGVTLGTEGIISECTPLPRELSHKWNPKQVVGHLVLKGLTYVVAMPFYSASLIETVQSEIIRDNPGILDCVKEGVGRVMGMGIPHSKRLLPLWVLIFPTVLHGVLHYIISSSVQKLVLFLLRRRSPTKQPPDGSETVQSMLDAYFPELMASFAASLCADVLLFPLETVLHRLHIQGTRTIIDNTDLGFEVLPINTQYEGMRDCVNAIRREEGALGFYKGFGSIVVQYSLHAAVLQITKVIYSTLLQNV; this is translated from the exons ATGACATCTCGGCGACCGGACAGCTTCGATGGCTTAGGttacagaggaagggaggatccTGCCTACAGCGGGGGCTACACTGGAAGGTCATTTAACAATTCATCTAGTGTTGACCTCCAGCAGTGGGTAACAACGCCTCCAGATATCCCAGGTAGTCGAAACTTGCATTTCGGTGACCGCACGCCACAGTCGGAGACGGCCCCTGCGGGACCCGGAGGAGGTGCTGAAGATACTCAGCCGTCGGCCCCTCCAGCCG AACAATTGAACAGATTTGCAGGGTTTGGGATTGGACTGGCCAG tctCTTTACAGAAAATGTGCTGGCTCACCCCTGCATTGTGTTTCGTCGGCAGTGCCAG GTTAACTACCACGCCCGGTGCTATCATCTGTCTCCACTGACCGCCATGAGTGTGATGTACAATGTCACCAAGACCCAG GGTCCTAAGGCTTTGTGGAAAGGGATGGGAAGCACCTTTGTGGTCCAAGGCGTCACTCTAGGGACAGAAGGGATTATAAGTGAATGTACTCCTTTACCACG GGAATTGTCTCACAAATGGAACCCAAAACAAGTTGTTGGGCATTTGGTCCTCAAAGG aTTGACCTATGTAGTTGCCATGCCGTTCTACTCTGCAAGTCTCATTGAAACAGTTCAG AGTGAGATAATCCGGGACAACCCAGGCATTCTGGACTGTGTGAAGGAGGGCGTGGGTCGTGTGATGGGCATGGGCATCCCCCACAGCAAGCGCCTCCTGCCCCTCTGGGTGCTCATTTTCCCCACTGTCCTACACGGAGTCCTCCACTACATAATCAGCTCCTCCGTCCAGAAGctggtcctcttcctcctgcgcCGGCGTAGTCCCACCAAGCAGCCGCCTGACGGCTCGGAAACTGTGCAGAGCATGCTGGACGCCTACTTTCCCGAACTCATGGCCAGCTTTGCGGCCAGCCTCTGCGCCgacgtcctcctcttccccctggaGACCGTGCTCCACAGGTTGCACATCCAGGGAACGCGCACCATCATCGACAACACAGACCTGGGCTTCGAGGTCCTGCCCATCAACACGCAGTATGAGGGCATGAGAGACTGCGTCAACGCGATCCGCCGTGAGGAGGGGGCCCTGGGCTTCTACAAAGGCTTCGGGTCCATCGTGGTGCAGTACTCTCTGCACGCTGCCGTGCTGCAGATCACCAAGGTGATCTACTCCACCTTGCTGCAGAACGtgtga
- the tmem232 gene encoding transmembrane protein 232 isoform X1 gives MPISSVPVVRRLAIISQTHKADLQKRLLSEREKIRTTKHFTTVRNPFEITEQFITKYNLSYGSDEQEKYVELAKQLLIRSQRRAGLKCMGEEEYVELPLAWTELLLLGVCLGKIQNDSLDSLLMSLDHAPVQAQHIPSLFYLAESVLYWVCSDTAQKPSIYTCEVKMLKLGYLVFLRLFLFHISGNLTQYQRSKSHLHSFLKALSQCQPSYEPYPNILFYVDFMLHTGEIICAIGQTENDAGLARPGSQGYTVNQVLRHCLLSWYCVQNNVGQLSQVTRHLVQLTDKLHSDNWVDCALGLMVLGEAAKSSKYCLQILMRLYFKSQPDVAQQSASPEGRSPSPQGNWPWQLKHIYTTVLADICLHSTNAEVQKTALTGDPSPRPGCCGTDGLLAVLISAGIDDWRLRYSAVQALACIWRGLGRAPLQEGLRNSAWVALQGQLTRETDPRVRDAPRVLEAEMNLPENVFLSEGGRAQAAPPAGVGSGVYGHMISWRLACALSHACLTPSALQLQPCPRPQSKPAPFTSTRHRQEPSSQPATPKPTAPPGVTHQTYTSTSRESRQDSRQSKKQIDFNVRTSDDLMKVVEDQWQKELHMKMAEEEELEKEEEEKKREEEKERFKEMMRRRMEKVKKETRPYELPGVYQSEM, from the exons ATGCCAATAAGCAGCGTCCCAGTTGTTCGTCGATTAGCCATAATatcccaaacacacaaagcGGATTTACAGAAGAGACTTCTttcagaaagagaaaaaatccGGACAACAAAACATTTTACGACTGTCAG AAACCCGTTTGAAATTACCGAGCAGTTTATCACAAAATACAATCTTTCCtatggctctgatgagcaggagaAGTATGTCGAGTTGGCCAAACAACTTCTGATCCGCAGCCAG CGCAGAGCAGGACTGAAATGTATGGGAGAGGAAGAATATGTGGAGCTTCCCTTGGCATGGACAGAGCTCCTCTTGCTTGGTGTGTGCCTTGGGAAAATTCAAAATG ATTCTTTGGATTCGTTGCTGATGTCCCTCGATCATGCCCCAGTACAAGCACAACACATCCCTTCTCTTTTCTACCTGGCCGAGTCTGTTCTATACTGGGTCTGTTCAGACACCGCCCAGAAGCCCAGCATCTACACCTGTGAGGTGAAGATGCTGAAG tTAGGCTATCTGGTCTTCTTAAGGCTATTTCTCTTCCACATCTCTGGAAACCTAACACAATATCAAAGGAGCAAATCCCACCTTCACAGTTTTTTAAAAG ctctctctcagTGCCAGCCCAGCTATGAACCATACCCAAACATCTTGTTTTACGTGGACTTCATGTTGCATACAGGCGAGATCATCTGTGCAATTGGACAAACTGAAAATGATGCAGGACTG GCTCGCCCAGGCTCCCAGGGGTACACCGTGAACCAGGTGCTCAGGCATTGTCTGCTCAGCTGGTACTGTGTGCAGAACAATGTCGGCCAGCTCTCCCAGGTGACCCGTCACCTCGTCCAGCTCACAGACAAGCTCCACAGTGACAACTG GGTGGACTGTGCACTGGGGCTGATGGTGCTGGGCGAAGCAGCCAAATCCAGCAAGTATTGTCTCCAGATTCTGATGAGGCTCTACTTCAAATCACAACCAGACGTGGCACAGCAATCCGCTTCACCG GAGGGCAGGTCGCCGAGCCCCCAGGGGAACTGGCCCTGGCAGTTGAAACACATATACACCACTGTGCTAGCAGACATCTGCCTGCACAGCACCAATGCCGAGGTACAGAAAACAGCTCTGACGGGAGATCCCTCTCCTCGTCCCGGATGCTGCGGCACAGATGGGCTGCTAGCCGTCCTGATCAGCG CTGGCATAGACGACTGGCGTCTGCGCTACAGTGCCGTCCAGGCCCTGGCATGCATATGGCGAGGACTTGGCCGGGCACCGCTCCAGGAGGGGCTGAGGAACTCAGCGTGGGTCGCCTTGCAGGGGCAGCTCACCCGGGAAACGGACCCACGGGTGCGGGACGCACCCAGGGTCCTAGAG GCTGAGATGAATCTCCCAGAGAACGTCTTCCTGAGTGAGGGGGGAAGAGCTCAGGCCGCGCCCCCTGCTGGGGTGGGCTCTGGGGTCTATGGTCACATGATCTCCTGGAGGCTGGCCTGCGCCCTCTCCCATGCCTGCCTGACCCCATCCGCTTTACAGCTCCAGCCTTGCCCCAGGCCCCAAAGTAAACCtgcccccttcacctccaccaggcACAGACAGGAGCCTTCATCTCAGCCCGCAACCCCAAAACCAACAGCCCCCCCTGGGGTGACCCACCAGACCTATACCTCCACATCCAGGGAGAGTCGACAAGACTCCAG ACAAAGTAAGAAACAGATCGACTTCAACGTGCGGACTAGCGATGATCTGATGAAGGTTGTCGAGGACCAG TGGCAAAAAGAACTTCATATGAAaatggcagaggaggaggagcttgaaaaggaagaagaggagaaaaaacgagaggaagagaaggagaggttcaAAGAGATGATGAGAAGACGGATGGAGAAGGTGAAAAAGGAAACCAGACCATATGAGCTGCCTGGGGTTTACCAGTCAGAAATGTAA
- the tmem232 gene encoding transmembrane protein 232 isoform X2, whose amino-acid sequence MPISSVPVVRRLAIISQTHKADLQKRLLSEREKIRTTKHFTTVRNPFEITEQFITKYNLSYGSDEQEKYVELAKQLLIRSQRRAGLKCMGEEEYVELPLAWTELLLLGVCLGKIQNDSLDSLLMSLDHAPVQAQHIPSLFYLAESVLYWVCSDTAQKPSIYTCEVKMLKLGYLVFLRLFLFHISGNLTQYQRSKSHLHSFLKALSQCQPSYEPYPNILFYVDFMLHTGEIICAIGQTENDAGLARPGSQGYTVNQVLRHCLLSWYCVQNNVGQLSQVTRHLVQLTDKLHSDNWVDCALGLMVLGEAAKSSKYCLQILMRLYFKSQPDVAQQSASPEGRSPSPQGNWPWQLKHIYTTVLADICLHSTNAEVQKTALTGDPSPRPGCCGTDGLLAVLISAGIDDWRLRYSAVQALACIWRGLGRAPLQEGLRNSAWVALQGQLTRETDPRVRDAPRVLEAEMNLPENVFLSEGGRAQAAPPAGVGSGVYGHMISWRLACALSHACLTPSALQLQPCPRPQSKPAPFTSTRHRQEPSSQPATPKPTAPPGVTHQTYTSTSRESRQDSRQSKKQIDFNVRTSDDLMKVVEDQVM is encoded by the exons ATGCCAATAAGCAGCGTCCCAGTTGTTCGTCGATTAGCCATAATatcccaaacacacaaagcGGATTTACAGAAGAGACTTCTttcagaaagagaaaaaatccGGACAACAAAACATTTTACGACTGTCAG AAACCCGTTTGAAATTACCGAGCAGTTTATCACAAAATACAATCTTTCCtatggctctgatgagcaggagaAGTATGTCGAGTTGGCCAAACAACTTCTGATCCGCAGCCAG CGCAGAGCAGGACTGAAATGTATGGGAGAGGAAGAATATGTGGAGCTTCCCTTGGCATGGACAGAGCTCCTCTTGCTTGGTGTGTGCCTTGGGAAAATTCAAAATG ATTCTTTGGATTCGTTGCTGATGTCCCTCGATCATGCCCCAGTACAAGCACAACACATCCCTTCTCTTTTCTACCTGGCCGAGTCTGTTCTATACTGGGTCTGTTCAGACACCGCCCAGAAGCCCAGCATCTACACCTGTGAGGTGAAGATGCTGAAG tTAGGCTATCTGGTCTTCTTAAGGCTATTTCTCTTCCACATCTCTGGAAACCTAACACAATATCAAAGGAGCAAATCCCACCTTCACAGTTTTTTAAAAG ctctctctcagTGCCAGCCCAGCTATGAACCATACCCAAACATCTTGTTTTACGTGGACTTCATGTTGCATACAGGCGAGATCATCTGTGCAATTGGACAAACTGAAAATGATGCAGGACTG GCTCGCCCAGGCTCCCAGGGGTACACCGTGAACCAGGTGCTCAGGCATTGTCTGCTCAGCTGGTACTGTGTGCAGAACAATGTCGGCCAGCTCTCCCAGGTGACCCGTCACCTCGTCCAGCTCACAGACAAGCTCCACAGTGACAACTG GGTGGACTGTGCACTGGGGCTGATGGTGCTGGGCGAAGCAGCCAAATCCAGCAAGTATTGTCTCCAGATTCTGATGAGGCTCTACTTCAAATCACAACCAGACGTGGCACAGCAATCCGCTTCACCG GAGGGCAGGTCGCCGAGCCCCCAGGGGAACTGGCCCTGGCAGTTGAAACACATATACACCACTGTGCTAGCAGACATCTGCCTGCACAGCACCAATGCCGAGGTACAGAAAACAGCTCTGACGGGAGATCCCTCTCCTCGTCCCGGATGCTGCGGCACAGATGGGCTGCTAGCCGTCCTGATCAGCG CTGGCATAGACGACTGGCGTCTGCGCTACAGTGCCGTCCAGGCCCTGGCATGCATATGGCGAGGACTTGGCCGGGCACCGCTCCAGGAGGGGCTGAGGAACTCAGCGTGGGTCGCCTTGCAGGGGCAGCTCACCCGGGAAACGGACCCACGGGTGCGGGACGCACCCAGGGTCCTAGAG GCTGAGATGAATCTCCCAGAGAACGTCTTCCTGAGTGAGGGGGGAAGAGCTCAGGCCGCGCCCCCTGCTGGGGTGGGCTCTGGGGTCTATGGTCACATGATCTCCTGGAGGCTGGCCTGCGCCCTCTCCCATGCCTGCCTGACCCCATCCGCTTTACAGCTCCAGCCTTGCCCCAGGCCCCAAAGTAAACCtgcccccttcacctccaccaggcACAGACAGGAGCCTTCATCTCAGCCCGCAACCCCAAAACCAACAGCCCCCCCTGGGGTGACCCACCAGACCTATACCTCCACATCCAGGGAGAGTCGACAAGACTCCAG ACAAAGTAAGAAACAGATCGACTTCAACGTGCGGACTAGCGATGATCTGATGAAGGTTGTCGAGGACCAGGTGATGTGA